The DNA region atttttaaatttaaacttacatatttttcaaaattcaaattcaaatattctaaaattcaaaaatttagagatatttaaaattaatattaacttcATCTCACATAAACTCATAAGCATAACATGCTTGACAACTTGGAaaaggtgagatggaaaatcaggaaaatgaATGATTATTTTTAATATGTTCTTAATTTGTTTATGCTAGGACTCTAGGATtctcaaacttaaataatttacctAAATTTTTTtggggcattaatcaagggggagaaaaagagagttaagttaaatatttttatttttaaatgccaaagtattttttaaaaggaagttaagtttttctttgatttaactatttttgaaagtttaactatttttaaaaattaaccttaaatatatttttttgaaggtaagtttaagtatttttttttttttggaaaaataagtttttgaaaaagttttttttcttagtttttatgaaatcttttcaaaatgctAAAACAAGTTTTTGAATCTTTTACTTAACTAAGCTTTGCaaaaagttaagtacttaactaagtttttataaatCCTTTTAAAGCTAATTAAGTACTCAAATTAAGttttgtcaaaatctttttaagctaagtttatgtttgaaaattttcaaaagctaagtacatgataaagtatttttcaaatctaagaatttagttaagtttttaacaaaaaagctaaagtctttcaaagatactaaatctttaaaaaatatcttttaaaaataaagtattttcaaaagtcaagttcCTCTTCGAGACTTTTTACTTTCAAAACATTatctatttgaaattatttttaactctCCCTTGTCAAaagtttttcaaagtaaaattctACTATCTCAAAAGCAGAGTTTGTTTCAAAGTATtagaaaaactaaaatattttattttgaaattaagtgttttttctctaaattatttttgatatatgtcaaagggggagagaatattCAAAAGTTAATGGGGAGAGAAAGTTAAGGGATTTAGGGGGAGCTAACAAGTTAAATCTTTTCTTTAGATGAATGAATCTCTTAACTTTTGATATATGGTGCACTTTTGCTATAATATATGGTGCACTTTTGCTAAATGTTgctatatgttttacttaacttttgaatcaagttgtcataatcaaaaaggaggagattgttggtgcagggagcaccagacaattgaacctaagttttgattatggcaaagggttcaaaagttaagatgttgtgttatctaacaagtgtgactgggcttgcaggaaagtcctaagtgttcttaggcaaaagtcctagtggattttaagtaggtggaaaactctagggggaggtaaccctaggtcctagagagagataaccctaggttatggaaagtcctagctatggttaggcaatgaagtcctagtctgGGGGACTATGAGAAGTCTTAGCGGGTTGAGGACATTGGGAGAAATCCTAAAGTCgaagactctaggtgaaaatcctaggggtcgcggacatcaggtggaagactggatgagtCGGGGATCGAACGTTCAGCATGAAGTCTTGATGTCtcgaacactgagcaaaagtctagacagtctggaggaccggtctagcaaaaggtaaactctcctgagaggagtaagtgaggacgtgttctccattgagggaacaataggcgtctaTTCGATCTAGGGTTTTCAAGAAATCTGAAAGTCAAAAACAAACAGTCCGAACACTGTCAAACAGTTCTATTAATCATTATgaaatgtgctaactttattttgccgagtatgtttggtattttatactaacatatcttgcagggatcaAAAAGGGCATAAAATGCTTGGATGAATAGTATTCAAGGAGCTTCCAAGGGTGCTGGAGGCACCACAGAAGGCTTGGCTGAAAGCCTGCGCAgagaggcttgaaggcgccttggagctaggatggaaggcatcttccatacgcttgaaagtgccttcaaagtgaTAAAATTTGTAGAAAGTGGATGTTATCGATGACCGAAGCTGTGGGGATAAGAtccgagctggaggcaccttcaaggaggttgaaggtgccttcaacagttTATAAATGTCCTCTTCAAACAGTGCATTAATAAGAACTAAAATTTGTGATTACTCTCTTGCAAGATGCTCCAAAGAATGTTCCAACGAAGCCGTAACACTGCTCTGACGACCGAAAGCTTGAAACTCTAACTCTCCAAAGTCATTGGTATagttttgattattgtactttAATTATTCTTGTACTTTGTCTCTATACATGTAAATTTTagattgatagtgaattaccaaaagtaaatactcaacgagtgtgggccttggagacttcgaaccaagtaaaaccaacacgTGTTAGTGATTGTTTTACTTCCGCTATTTTGCTTTCTATTTCCACTGCGTTtgtaatataccaaaaatatagataaagatgaaaataattaaaatgtgacataattaaattttattaaggaaaataaatatattatagtaGATAATTTATCAGGAAATAAGTtgatatgaatttttaaaatttactaaaaattttCTGAATTTTATATGAGTCGTTCGATATTATATGGAAATAAATAGATAAGATATAAGTTCAGTTTGGAATACTCCTATTTAAATAGGTGTTGATAATCATAATTAATCTAATGTTAGATTATAAAAACTAAGTTCACACGTGAACACTGGCAGCGGCTACTATTCATCTCTTCACGCGACACACCGACGTGACGCGAACGTGTTGCTCGCCGCCTGCACGCTGACCACCGGTGTTGTTCCCCTCCGCATCCAACCGCTCACGACGGTGTTCCACCACACGCATGATGGAAGCATTACTCCCTGCGTGCGAAACGCCGGCGCCACCCTCCGCTCGAAGCCGGTGCCACTCCTTCACCAATGCGACTGACCGACGTTGGCATTGTGTCCATGTCCTTCCTGACCGTTGGTGCAACCTCTGCTGGTGCCACTCCTCTGCCCATGCAACCGGCTGACGTGATGCAATGACATTCCTCTCCTCTCCGCATCTCTTCGTCACTCATGTGCACGCGGCATTTTCGCCATGTTCAGGATCGGTGCCACCCAACCACCAGCCCTGCTCCTCCGTCATCCGAGCAAGCCAACGCTGGTGCTGCACCCCTTCCCTCACTGACTACTAGTTGTCCTTCTCCAGCCATGCGCCATTGTCGCTGCCTTTTATTCCTGCATGCCGCAAGCTAACGCTGACTGTCGTCCAACCCCGGCCCACAACCATTGCTCACTACTAAAAAAGGGCCCTTTAACGACGGTATTTCCCGTCGTTAAAGGGGCATTTCCCGTCGTTAAAGGTCATCAACGACGGTATTTAATACCGTAGGGAGTTGTAGCTAAAAGTACCCGTCGGGAATTGATTAACGACGGGAAACAAAATACCGTTGGTAAAAGATTTTACCCACGGTATTAACTACCGTCGTTAGTGACAATAACGACGGATTTAGATACCGTCGTTAATGATAGTAACGGCAGTTATAGTACCGTCGTTAATAATAATAACGACAATTATATATGCTACAATTTAGCATCGTTTAATTCTTTAACGACGGCTTAGCATACCGTCGTTAATGGCGATGACGGTTTTGTATACCGTCGTTAATGGCAACAACGATATCACTTAtcggactatatatatatatataaattcattAATGAatgctaataaaaactaaaacatCATCCGATAATTCATGATAATTGTTTCTATATCATTAAACTTGATATCACAATGTCTAGTTATCATCCAACAAAATTAACATCTATTACATCAAAAGTATTCATTTATCTAAAGTCTTCCTATGCAAAATGTTGACATTCTCAAAAACTTCAAAAAGTCTATTCCCCTTCCAAGCTTCAATACctgtaataaatataaaaaaaatgagtaTCACAATAAAAACTTTAACATAACTTAGAAATCTTTACATACAAACTACTGGAAATAGCAAACTTACTATAAATGGTAGAAACAAGGTACAAAATTTATTTGGAAATGATGTTAAGGAACCATTAGTGAGAGAGGCTATGGTTATTCAACGAAAATGTGATTGCCCATATGTAGCAATAGACATGGCAATTCTAAAATTGGAATGCAACGATGTTCATGTGAAGTCCAGTAGTAAGGTACAAAAATCTTTTAACTTTGTTGATCCATCAGTAACTTACCCCATCTACCTCCAATGAACGGTTAATATTGCAATTGCTGTATGAAAACAATTGGTGATAGGGTAGATGTACAGAAAAAAAAATGTGCGACATATGCAGATCAACAATCAAATGTAAGCTATGACATGCATGTGAGCTGGACAAAGcttctctttttaaaaaaaaatcagtgaGCTTTATTCTATTTTGAAAAGTATTATTTCCTAACATGTAAAAGATATTACATATTCCATAACATTACAACAAAGTATGAAaagtgttttaaagaatacctgtcAATTACTAAGATGAGCCTATTTGTTCCTCACCAATTGCTTTTGTGCCTATGAACCTTCATTCTATTGTTCTTCACCAATTGCTTGTGCGCCTATGAAGCATTTACAACTCAAAATGAACAAAACTATTCATTCTCATTATCAAGTAATAAACaagaaatagtaaaaaaaaattaaagtaactAATTCAACCTTCAATAGTATTTGAAACCGATGCATTCACTTGCGCATTAGGTGGTAAATTTTTCAGCATCAACTCCTTAAAAGCTTTAAATTCAGATTCCATATTATTCATTTTCTCACGTAGTGTGACATTCTCGTGATGAAGTTCTTGCTTTGACGCAATAGGTCCTCTCACATCTTTAGGCCTCACTCCTCCTCCATGGCCAAAAACATGATCATGTCATTGAGGTCCAAAACATTTCTCAACAAGTTGAATATTTGACAAGGAAGAATCTTCTCGAACAACTTCACAAATCTCATCCTTcaataagttaaaagattttgaaatctatGATGAATCAAATATCATGTGAAGAAATGAATTAAAATGTTATATACTCACATATTTTTCAATTGCATCAAGATCAACAATATGGTCTCCCTTTTTTCGTGTCTCAAaaaccattaatgcaaaatctgGAGGTTGTCCATCTTTTCCTCCCTATAAATATTAATAAGACACAATTTTATgtctaaattaatataaaatcctTATAAAATATGTCTTACCATTTCATATGCCAATTGCCTAAAAGGCTTGCTTCCTGTTCGATGTGGCATAGATTTCAAGGATCTATTCTGTGTATTTGTTTTACTCATTTTCTGCAAATATATTAatattagtataattttataaaaaatgcatttaaattaaaaaagtaaTTTATAACATAAAAAAGATGAGATAAGAATAACCTGAAAACTTTcacttaaaaaatattctttaaccAACCATTCCCAATCTTGTTTATCCATTCCCTTGGGAACATTTTGTAAAACTTCTTGACGTGTTTTGCATGGTTTTACAAATTTGGAGTTCATCTCGCATCTCCAATTCTTCCATAATTGTTGCATATGTTTAAGGGTTGCCTCACGATATAGCTCAATATCATCATTTTTGAACTTATCCTGAAAATTTGTTGGTAAGCATATAATAATGAGATAtttcatataataaaaaaattggtTAGTATTAAATATTTTAAGCACATGTTGAAATAATATGACATAACTTGTCTGTTAAAAGGGCATAAGATATTTCATATAATAACCATGCAAATTGTTTTATTTTGTGAAGATTCAAAACACAAAAATATGATTAAAAGGAACATCAATAAAGGACTACCTTGCaataaaggaatattttatatGATTTGGTTTGAGTCCAATCAATAAACTATGATATGGATACAATTCCATCCACGGTGGCAAAAATAAAGGACTACTTGCACAGATAATTCCATATATCTGAAATTATATGCCAATATATATCATGATATGATGCATCTAAATCTTAGCTgtagaaagtataaatcacataGCTTTACAAAAATAAGCATAGATCAAGTCTCCTATAGAAATGCATCAAATCCATAACTATATAATAGGAACCTACATACATAATGATAGTGACACATTCAAAGAGAACTTCTCCTAAGAAATTTATAGGAAGTATTAAAGATTGGTAATAAACTCACCGTAACAGCAGCCCACATGTGATTTTTAGCATCTTCACCAATTTTATTCCACGCAAGAACTCGAACTGGGCATATATTTCCATCTCTTATAATTATACCCAAATGTCTTGTAAAGGCTTGATGATTCAACCCAACAGCTCGACCCATATAGAAATTTATAAGAAGTTTCTCTCCATTTTTCAATTTACACACAATACCACACTTATTTTTACCTCGCTTGTTCAAATTTTGTTGAGTAGATGATTTGTCTAAACATGAAAATAATTAGTTTAGATTTACATGAAAATGATTTGTCtaaacatgaaaatatttttaccACACTATAAATTACTTTTTGATACCTTGGCTAGATTCCATTTGAGCTTGAGAGTCTTCCACATGGTCGACTTGTTCAGACACACATTgcatatcattgttatatgtgttCACCAAAGAAGGCTCATGTTCAATTGATCTAGAAACATGATTTTGTCCAGACAATCCTAAATGCCTTGTGTTTTTGCCACGACCTCGAGCTAAAGAACCTGGTGCTATAAATAGCTTCCTCTTAGTACCCAAAGATGAATTTTGAGAGTCCATGATCCTACAACAAATACATTATCATATTAGTTAAATGAAAAGAATAATATAAATAGAATCAAAGTAGTTTAAAACACTAACACTTACACAAAGCAAATAAAGATTTATATTATTCTATCCTTAATTTTGATAAGCTTCGGGAATATCATCTATATTTGTAGGCATTGAATATCTCTTCGTCAACATATTATATGAGTATCGAGGAGATGTTTTTGTCACTATGTGCCAACCTTTTGAGGTATTATCTATCACATAAAACACTTGCGATGCTTGAATGGCCAATACAAAAGGTTCATTTGATTTCAAAATCCGTTGACAATTTACACTAACAAAACCATATTTATCCACTTTGATCCCTCTTTCTCTAGAATGCACATCAAACCATTTGCACTTGAAAACCACAATTCGCCTTTCACCAAGAAATTGTAATTCAATAATATGTGATAACACTCCATAATAATCAATATTTTCTGCACCATAGTTCCCAACAACGAGAATACCACTATTTTGTGTCCTTAGGCCCTTGCTGTGCTCTTCAGTATGGAATTTATATCCATTTACTTTACAACATACAAATGACTTCCCATACTGTGTAGGCCCACGTGCCAAAGAAAGCAGATCTTTCATTTTTTTGGTTTTGTCATTTTTATGTAACCTCTCGACCTATcaaatttgaaagaaaaaaattcttactctcaagatataatttattagtgAAAACAAAGACATGTATGTGCATTAAAAATCTCACTTACTCTAACTCTGAACCAGTTAATAAATTGTTTATCCCATTCCTCATCGGACAAAACCAAATGACTAGAAGCACGGATTTGCAAGTAGTCACTACATAGGAAATTTAGAGGTTaatcataattaaaaaaaacaatatgGAAGAATAAGTTTATAGTTTCATACTTGTAAAATGATTGAACTTCTTCACAATTCTTTAATATGTAGATGTGAGCTCGCTCTTGGTCAACACGATCCAAATTGCATGCTATTCCTGTTGATAACTCTTCAATGGATGAAAATATGGATAAACCATCATTACTTTCCATACATCCAAAATCAGATGTGTCGAAATATCTTGAGCATAAACTGATACACTCATTTGCTATATAACCCTCAGCAATTGATGCCTCTGGATGAGTTTTATTTCGAATATATGATTTGAAAGTACTCAACTTTTGTTCTATTGGATACATCCATCGATATTGAACAGGTCCCCCAAGCATAGCTTCCATTGCTAAATGAATCGGCAAATGTATCATGATGTCAAAAAATGAGGGTGGAAAAATCTTTTCCAACTTACAAAGTGTGATAGGAATTTGTCTTTCAAGTTGTTTCAAGTCTTCCATCTTTAGTGATTTGGAACACAAACTAGAAAAGAACATTGATAGCTCAACAAGAGCTTCATACACTGATTCTGAAAGTAATCCACGTGTTGCAAGAGGAATAAGATATTCTAGTAAGATGTGACAATCATGACTCTTTAAACCTGAAACTTTGTTCTCCCTAACATTTATACAATCCGCAATGTTTGAACAAAAGCCATCAGGCATTTTTAATTGTTTAAGAAATAAACAAAGCTGATGTTTCTCACTAGAGGACAATGCGTAAGGTGCAGTGGGAAACTCAAGATCATCTCCTATTGCAACAGGATGTAATTCAGGCCTTATATTCAAGAGTTGTAAATCAAGACGTGTTTTGTGATTATCTTTAGTCTTGCCTTTAATATCCATAATTGTTCCAAGAACACTGTCACatatatttttctcaatatgcatcacATCCAAATTATGCCTTAATAACAATGTTTCCCAATATGGTAGCTCAAAGAATATACTCTTCTTATTCCAATTATCACCCCGTTTATCATGAGATATTTTTGTCTTTCTAGTAGTATCCTTACTTAAGATTATGCCTTCCAAATCCTGAACTTGACTTAAAATATCTTTTCCAGAAAATGATTTAGGCGGCAATCTCATTTCAACTGTACCATCAAAGGAATGCTTATCCTTGCGCCATTTGTGGTTTAATGGGAGATAACGTCGATGCCCCATATAACACTCTTTACCACCATTTGTCAATCtcattgagcaagtatccttatTACAACAAGGACATGCTAACTTTCCTTTTGTACTCCATCCAGATAAATTTGCATATGCCGGGAAGTCATTAATTGTCCACAACAAAGCAGCACGTAAAGTAAAATTTTGAGAAGTTGATGTATCAAAAGTTTCTACTCCAGTGTGCCACAACTCAATCAATTCATCGATCAACGGTTGCAAATAGATATCAATTGCATCTCCACTACTCTCTGGACCAGGAATTAACATGGATAAAATGAAGTTAGACAAGTTTATACACATTGATGGTGGTAAATTATAAGGAATAAGGATCACAGGTcaaatgctatatgttgtttttgcATTTGCAAATGGTTGAAACCCATCACTTGCGAGACCAAGTCTCACATTGCGAGCCTCTGAGGAGAAATCTTTATATCTTTCATCAAATGATTTCCATGTCATAGAATCAGCTGGATGCCTTAGAATTTCATCATCAACCCTTGCATCATTGTGCCATCTCATGTAAGGGGCAGTTTTTGAACACATAAATAACCTTTGCAACCTTGGTTTTAGTGGGAAATAACGTAATATCTTCTTTGGAATCTTCTTTCCATTAGCTTTGAATTGAGTTCCCCCACTATGCCTATCCTCCTTCCATCTAGATACTCCACACACTTCACAAAAATCCAAGTTCTTATGGTCTTTCCAAAATAACATACAATTATTTTTACATGCATCAATCTTTTCATAAGAAAGGCCAATATCTCTAATAAACTTTTTAGCATCAGAATATGAATCTGGAAGATCAAAATTTTCTGGTAATATTTCTTCCTTCAACAATTGCAACAACATGCTAAATGATTTATTTGTCCATTGTCCAACATTTTTTATATGAAGTAACTTGATTAATGCCGACAATTTTGAAACCCTTGATCCTTGGTACAAAGGTTCTTTTGAATCATTTAAtaatctataaaaaattttagCTTCATCATTTGGCTCCTCACTAATATTAGCACACTTTGAATCATCATAATGTGGATGTAAATCTCTTAGAAGATCTTCCATTAAGTGATCATTATCATCTACTTCAGTTTCTGAATTGTGTAGTTCCAAATCATCCTCTGGCTTTTCTCCATGATGATACCAAAATCTATAATTTTGAAGTATTCCATAAACAATCAAATGCATTTTAACAGATTCCCTAGACCCAAATTGTGCATTTGCACATTTAACACATGGGCATCGAATTTCATTTGTTGCCCTTGTTCTTTCAAAAGCATAGTCTAAAAAATTTTCAATCCCCTGTCCATATGCTTC from Zingiber officinale cultivar Zhangliang chromosome 4B, Zo_v1.1, whole genome shotgun sequence includes:
- the LOC121978295 gene encoding uncharacterized protein LOC121978295 produces the protein MAPDKKWMDFINDRLGEAYGQGIENFLDYAFERTRATNEIRCPCVKCANAQFGSRESVKMHLIVYGILQNYRFWYHHGEKPEDDLELHNSETEVDDNDHLMEDLLRDLHPHYDDSKCANISEEPNDEAKIFYRLLNDSKEPLYQGSRVSKLSALIKLLHIKNVGQWTNKSFSMLLQLLKEEILPENFDLPDSYSDAKKFIRDIGLSYEKIDACKNNCMLFWKDHKNLDFCEVCGVSRWKEDRHSGGTQFKANGKKIPKKILRYFPLKPRLQRLFMCSKTAPYMRWHNDARVDDEILRHPADSMTWKSFDERYKDFSSEARNVRLGLASDGFQPFANAKTTYSI